Proteins encoded by one window of Mustela erminea isolate mMusErm1 chromosome 5, mMusErm1.Pri, whole genome shotgun sequence:
- the POLG gene encoding DNA polymerase subunit gamma-1 isoform X4, which translates to MSRLLWKRVAGATTVGPGPVPAPGRWVSSSGPAPVPSDGPPPSPPQQVPSSEGGQLRHNPLHIQMLSRGLHEQIFGRGGETPGEAAVRRSVEHLQRHGLWGQPATPLPDVELRLPPLYGGSLDQHFRLLAQKQSLPYLEAANSLLQAQLPPQPPSWAWAEGWTRYGPAGEAVPVAIPEERALVFDVEVCLAEGTCPTLAVAISPSAWYSWCSRRLVEERYSWTNQLSPADLIPLEVPASAGGPTRRGWQEQLVVGHNVCFDRAHIREQYLIQGSRMRFLDTMSMHMAISGLSGFQRSLWMAAKQGKRKAQHPTQRGQKAPRKAGGPAISSWDWLDISSVNNLADVHGLYVGGPPLEKEPRELFVKGSMKDIRENFQDLMQYCAQDVWATYEVFQQQLPLFLERCPHPVTLAGMLEMGVSYLPVNHNWERYLAEAQSTYEELQREMKKSLMDLANDACQLLSGQRYKEDPWLWDLEWDLQEFKQKKAKKVKRKEPTTASKLPIEGAGAPGEPKDQEDPGPPSEEEEVQRDGMARACLERLKGTAEVLPKRPQHLPGHPGWYRKLCPRLDDPAWTPGPSLLSLQMRVTPKLMAMTWDGFPLHCSERHGWGYLVPGRRDNLAQAPVETAPASAGVACPYRAIESLYKKHCLEQGKQQPEPQQAGLAEEFLLADGSAMWQTVEELGCLEAEAEAEVEARSERCGAAVPSQPPALTAAGGPKGSQPAYHHGNGPYNDVDVPGCWFFKLPHKDGSSCNVGSPFAKDFLPKMEDRTLQAGPGGASGPRALEINKMISFWRNAHKRISSQMVVWLPRSALPRAVTRHPDYDEEGRYGAILPQVVTAGTITRRAVEPTWLTASNARPDRVGSELKAMVQAPPGYVLVGADVDSQELWIAAVLGDAHFAGMHGCTAFGWMTLQGRKSRGTDLHSKTAATVGISREHAKIFNYGRIYGAGQPFAERLLMQFNHRLTRQEAAEKAQQMYAVTKGLRRYRLSDEGEWLVRELDLPVDRTEDGWVSLQDLRKIQREASRKSRWKKWEVVAERAWTGGTESEMFNKLESIAMSDTPCTPVLGCRISRALEPSAVQGEFMTSRVNWVVQSSAVDYLHLMLVSMRWLFEEFAIDGRFCISIHDEVRYLVREEDRYRAALALQITNLLTRCMFAYKLGLNDLPQSVAFFSTVDIDRCLRKEVTMDCKTPSNPTGMERRYGIPQGEALDIYQIIELTKGSLEP; encoded by the exons ATGAGCCGCCTGCTCTGGAAGAGGGTGGCCGGCGCCACCACCGTCGGGCCAGGGCCAGTTCCAGCTCCGGGGCGCTGGGTCTCCAgctccggccccgcccccgtcccCAGCGACGggccgccgccgtcgccgccgcaGCAAGTGCCATCCTCGGAGGGCGGGCAGCTGCGGCACAACCCATTGCACATCCAGATGCTCTCGAGAGGGCTTCACGAGCAAATCTTCGGGCGCGGCGGGGAGACGCCCGGCGAGGCCGCGGTGCGCCGCAGCGTCGAGCACCTGCAGCGGCACGGGCTCTGGGGGCAGCCGGCCACGCCCTTGCCGGACGTGGAGCTGCGCCTGCCGCCCCTCTACGGGGGCAGCCTGGACCAGCACTTCCGGCTCCTGGCCCAGAAGCAGAGCCTGCCCTACCTGGAGGCGGCCAACTCGTTATTGCAGGCCCAgctgcccccccagcccccgagcTGGGCCTGGGCGGAGGGCTGGACCCGGTACGGCCCCGCGGGGGAGGCCGTACCCGTGGCCATCCCCGAGGAGCGGGCCCTGGTGTTCGACGTGGAGGTCTGCTTGGCAGAGGGAACTTGCCCCACGTTGGCGGTGGCCATATCCCCCTCGGCCTG GTATTCTTGGTGCAGCCGGCGGCTGGTGGAAGAGCGTTACTCTTGGACCAACCAGCTGTCGCCGGCTGACCTCATTCCTCTGGAGGTCCCTGCCAGTGCTGGCGGCCCCACCCGGCGCGGCTGGCAGGAGCAGTTAGTGGTGGGGCACAACGTGTGCTTTGATCGAGCCCATATCAGGGAGCAGTACCTGATCCAG ggCTCCCGCATGCGCTTCCTGGACACCATGAGCATGCACATGGCCATCTCGGGGCTCAGCGGTTTCCAGCGCAGTCTGTGGATGGCAGCCAAGCAGGGCAAGCGCAAGGCCCAACACCCCACGCAGCGAGGCCAGAAGGCCCCCCGCAAAGCCGGTGGCCCAGCG ATCTCGTCCTGGGACTGGCTGGACATCAGCAGTGTCAATAATCTGGCAGACGTGCACGGCCTCTATGTTGGGGGGCCCCCCTTAGAGAAGGAGCCTCGAGAGCTGTTTGTCAAGGGTAGCATGAAGGACATCCGTGAGAACTTCCAG GACCTGATGCAGTACTGTGCCCAGGACGTGTGGGCCACCTATGAGGTTTTCCAGCAGCAGCTACCGCTCTTCTTGGAGAG gtgcccccacccagTGACCCTGGCTGGCATGCTGGAGATGGGGGTCTCCTACCTGCCCGTGAACCACAACTGGGAGCGGTACCTGGCAGAGGCGCAGAGCACGTACGAGGAGCTCCAGCGGGAGATGAAGAAGTCACTGATGGACCTGGCCAACGACGCCTGCCAGCTGCTCTCAGGACAGAG GTACAAGGAAGACCCCTGGCTCTGGGACCTGGAGTGGGACCTGCAAGAGTTTAAGCAGAAGAAGGCAAAGAAGGTGAAGAGGAAGGAGCCAACTACAGCCAGCAAGTTGCCCATCGAGggggctggggcccctggggagcCCAAGGATCAGGAAG ACCCCGGCCCCcccagtgaggaggaggaggttcAGCGAGATGGCATGGCTCGTGCCTGCTTGGAGCGCTTGAAGGGGACTGCAGAGGTCTTGCCCAAGCGGCCCCAGCACCTTCCTGGACACCCTGG GTGGTACCGGAAGCTTTGTCCCCGGCTAGATGACCCCGCGTGGACCCCGGGCCCCAGCCTCCTCAGCCTGCAGATGCGGGTCACTCCAAAACTCATGGCGATGACCTGGGATGGCTTCCCTCTGCACTGCTCGGAGCGGCATGGCTGGGGGTATCTGGTGCCCGGGCGGCGGGACAACCTAGCCCAGGCGCCCGTGGAAACCGCCCCGGCCTCAGCTGGGGTGGCCTGCCCCTACAG AGCCATCGAGTCCCTGTACAAGAAGCACTGTCTtgaacaggggaagcagcagccgGAGCCCCAGCAGGCAGGCCTGGCGGAGGAGTTCCTGCTCGCTGACGGCAGTGCCATGTGGCAGACG GTGGAAGAACTGGGCTGcctggaagcagaggcagaagcggAGGTGGAGGCCAGGTCGGAGCGCTGCGGAGCGGCTGTCCCCAGTCAGCCCCCGGCTCTG ACTGCCGCTGGTGGCCCCAAAGGCAGCCAGCCAGCCTATCACCATGGCAACGGACCTTACAACGATGTGGACGTCCCCGGCTGCTGGTTCTTCAAGCTGCCTCACAAG GATGGTAGCAGCTGCAACGTGGGCAGCCCCTTTGCCAAGGACTTCTTGCCCAAAATGGAGGATCGCACCCTGCAGGCCGGCCCAGGAGGTGCCAGCGGGCCCCGTGCCTTGGAAATCaacaaaatgatttctttctgGAGGAATGCCCATAAACGAATCAG TTCCCAGATGGTGGTGTGGCTGCCCAGGTCGGCTCTGCCCCGTGCTGTGACCAG GCATCCCGACTACGATGAGGAAGGTCGCTACGGGGCCATCTTGCCTCAGGTGGTGACTGCTGGCACCATCACGCGCCGGGCCGTGGAGCCCACATGGCTTACTGCCAGCAACGCCCGG CCTGACCGAGTAGGCAGTGAGTTGAAGGCCATGGTGCAGGCCCCACCCGGCTATGTGCTCGTGGGCGCCGACGTGGACTCACAGGAGCTGTGGATCGCCGCCGTGCTCGGAGATGCCCACTTCGCGGGCATGCACG gctgcacGGCCTTCGGCTGGATGACACTGCAGGGCAGGAAGAGCAGGGGCACTGACCTGCACAGTAAGACCGCGGCGACCGTGGGCATCAGCCGGGAGCACGCCAAGATCTTCAACTACGGCCGCATCTATGGGGCGGGGCAGCCCTTCGCCGAGCGCCTGCTGATGCAGTTCAACCACCGGCTCACCCGGCAGGAGGCAGCTGAGAAGGCCCAGCAGATGTACGCTGTCACCAAGGGCCTTCGCAG GTACCGGCTGTCGGACGAGGGCGAGTGGCTCGTTAGGGAGTTGGACCTCCCTGTGGACAGGACTGAAGACGGCTGGGTTTCCCTGCAGGATCTGCGCAAGATCCAGAGAGAAGCTTCGAGGAA gtCACGCTGGAAGAAGTGGGAGGTGGTTGCCGAACGAGCGTGGACGGGGGGCACGGAGTCCGAAATGTTCAATAAGCTGGAGAGCATTGCCATGTCTGACACCCCGTGTACCCCAGTGCTGGGCTGCCGCATCAGCCGGGCCCTGGAGCCCTCGGCTGTCCAGGGGGAG tttatGACCAGCCGCGTGAACTGGGTAGTGCAGAGCTCTGCCGTGGACTATCTACACCTCATGCTCGTGTCCATGAGGTGGCTGTTTGAGGAGTTTGCCATCGACGGGCGCTTCTGCATCAGCATCCACGATGAGGTCCGCTACCTGGTGCGAGAGGAGGACCGCTACCGCGCGGCCCTGGCCCTGCAGATCACCAACCTCCTGACCAG GTGTATGTTTGCCTACAAGCTGGGTCTCAATGACCTGCCTCAGTCCGTCGCCTTTTTCAGCACAGTCGATATTGACCGGTGCCTCAGGAAGGAAGTGACCATGGATTGTAAAACCCCTTCCAATCCAACTGGGATGGAAAGGAGATACGGGATTCCCCAGG GTGAAGCGCTGGATATTTACCAGATAATTGAACTCACCAAAGGCTCCTTGGAACCGTGA
- the POLG gene encoding DNA polymerase subunit gamma-1 isoform X2, which produces MSRLLWKRVAGATTVGPGPVPAPGRWVSSSGPAPVPSDGPPPSPPQQVPSSEGGQLRHNPLHIQMLSRGLHEQIFGRGGETPGEAAVRRSVEHLQRHGLWGQPATPLPDVELRLPPLYGGSLDQHFRLLAQKQSLPYLEAANSLLQAQLPPQPPSWAWAEGWTRYGPAGEAVPVAIPEERALVFDVEVCLAEGTCPTLAVAISPSAWYSWCSRRLVEERYSWTNQLSPADLIPLEVPASAGGPTRRGWQEQLVVGHNVCFDRAHIREQYLIQGSRMRFLDTMSMHMAISGLSGFQRSLWMAAKQGKRKAQHPTQRGQKAPRKAGGPAISSWDWLDISSVNNLADVHGLYVGGPPLEKEPRELFVKGSMKDIRENFQDLMQYCAQDVWATYEVFQQQLPLFLERCPHPVTLAGMLEMGVSYLPVNHNWERYLAEAQSTYEELQREMKKSLMDLANDACQLLSGQRYKEDPWLWDLEWDLQEFKQKKAKKVKRKEPTTASKLPIEGAGAPGEPKDQEDPGPPSEEEEVQRDGMARACLERLKGTAEVLPKRPQHLPGHPGWYRKLCPRLDDPAWTPGPSLLSLQMRVTPKLMAMTWDGFPLHCSERHGWGYLVPGRRDNLAQAPVETAPASAGVACPYRAIESLYKKHCLEQGKQQPEPQQAGLAEEFLLADGSAMWQTVEELGCLEAEAEAEVEARSERCGAAVPSQPPALTAAGGPKGSQPAYHHGNGPYNDVDVPGCWFFKLPHKDGSSCNVGSPFAKDFLPKMEDRTLQAGPGGASGPRALEINKMISFWRNAHKRISSQMVVWLPRSALPRAVTRHPDYDEEGRYGAILPQVVTAGTITRRAVEPTWLTASNARPDRVGSELKAMVQAPPGYVLVGADVDSQELWIAAVLGDAHFAGMHGCTAFGWMTLQGRKSRGTDLHSKTAATVGISREHAKIFNYGRIYGAGQPFAERLLMQFNHRLTRQEAAEKAQQMYAVTKGLRRYRLSDEGEWLVRELDLPVDRTEDGWVSLQDLRKIQREASRKSRWKKWEVVAERAWTGGTESEMFNKLESIAMSDTPCTPVLGCRISRALEPSAVQGEFMTSRVNWVVQSSAVDYLHLMLVSMRWLFEEFAIDGRFCISIHDEVRYLVREEDRYRAALALQITNLLTRCMFAYKLGLNDLPQSVAFFSTVDIDRCLRKEVTMDCKTPSNPTGMERRYGIPQGELHSTPVGTCRVWAGPGPPGTMMFTAHEGRNQNSKYFLFNHREIYFKMPPCIRSKCIFR; this is translated from the exons ATGAGCCGCCTGCTCTGGAAGAGGGTGGCCGGCGCCACCACCGTCGGGCCAGGGCCAGTTCCAGCTCCGGGGCGCTGGGTCTCCAgctccggccccgcccccgtcccCAGCGACGggccgccgccgtcgccgccgcaGCAAGTGCCATCCTCGGAGGGCGGGCAGCTGCGGCACAACCCATTGCACATCCAGATGCTCTCGAGAGGGCTTCACGAGCAAATCTTCGGGCGCGGCGGGGAGACGCCCGGCGAGGCCGCGGTGCGCCGCAGCGTCGAGCACCTGCAGCGGCACGGGCTCTGGGGGCAGCCGGCCACGCCCTTGCCGGACGTGGAGCTGCGCCTGCCGCCCCTCTACGGGGGCAGCCTGGACCAGCACTTCCGGCTCCTGGCCCAGAAGCAGAGCCTGCCCTACCTGGAGGCGGCCAACTCGTTATTGCAGGCCCAgctgcccccccagcccccgagcTGGGCCTGGGCGGAGGGCTGGACCCGGTACGGCCCCGCGGGGGAGGCCGTACCCGTGGCCATCCCCGAGGAGCGGGCCCTGGTGTTCGACGTGGAGGTCTGCTTGGCAGAGGGAACTTGCCCCACGTTGGCGGTGGCCATATCCCCCTCGGCCTG GTATTCTTGGTGCAGCCGGCGGCTGGTGGAAGAGCGTTACTCTTGGACCAACCAGCTGTCGCCGGCTGACCTCATTCCTCTGGAGGTCCCTGCCAGTGCTGGCGGCCCCACCCGGCGCGGCTGGCAGGAGCAGTTAGTGGTGGGGCACAACGTGTGCTTTGATCGAGCCCATATCAGGGAGCAGTACCTGATCCAG ggCTCCCGCATGCGCTTCCTGGACACCATGAGCATGCACATGGCCATCTCGGGGCTCAGCGGTTTCCAGCGCAGTCTGTGGATGGCAGCCAAGCAGGGCAAGCGCAAGGCCCAACACCCCACGCAGCGAGGCCAGAAGGCCCCCCGCAAAGCCGGTGGCCCAGCG ATCTCGTCCTGGGACTGGCTGGACATCAGCAGTGTCAATAATCTGGCAGACGTGCACGGCCTCTATGTTGGGGGGCCCCCCTTAGAGAAGGAGCCTCGAGAGCTGTTTGTCAAGGGTAGCATGAAGGACATCCGTGAGAACTTCCAG GACCTGATGCAGTACTGTGCCCAGGACGTGTGGGCCACCTATGAGGTTTTCCAGCAGCAGCTACCGCTCTTCTTGGAGAG gtgcccccacccagTGACCCTGGCTGGCATGCTGGAGATGGGGGTCTCCTACCTGCCCGTGAACCACAACTGGGAGCGGTACCTGGCAGAGGCGCAGAGCACGTACGAGGAGCTCCAGCGGGAGATGAAGAAGTCACTGATGGACCTGGCCAACGACGCCTGCCAGCTGCTCTCAGGACAGAG GTACAAGGAAGACCCCTGGCTCTGGGACCTGGAGTGGGACCTGCAAGAGTTTAAGCAGAAGAAGGCAAAGAAGGTGAAGAGGAAGGAGCCAACTACAGCCAGCAAGTTGCCCATCGAGggggctggggcccctggggagcCCAAGGATCAGGAAG ACCCCGGCCCCcccagtgaggaggaggaggttcAGCGAGATGGCATGGCTCGTGCCTGCTTGGAGCGCTTGAAGGGGACTGCAGAGGTCTTGCCCAAGCGGCCCCAGCACCTTCCTGGACACCCTGG GTGGTACCGGAAGCTTTGTCCCCGGCTAGATGACCCCGCGTGGACCCCGGGCCCCAGCCTCCTCAGCCTGCAGATGCGGGTCACTCCAAAACTCATGGCGATGACCTGGGATGGCTTCCCTCTGCACTGCTCGGAGCGGCATGGCTGGGGGTATCTGGTGCCCGGGCGGCGGGACAACCTAGCCCAGGCGCCCGTGGAAACCGCCCCGGCCTCAGCTGGGGTGGCCTGCCCCTACAG AGCCATCGAGTCCCTGTACAAGAAGCACTGTCTtgaacaggggaagcagcagccgGAGCCCCAGCAGGCAGGCCTGGCGGAGGAGTTCCTGCTCGCTGACGGCAGTGCCATGTGGCAGACG GTGGAAGAACTGGGCTGcctggaagcagaggcagaagcggAGGTGGAGGCCAGGTCGGAGCGCTGCGGAGCGGCTGTCCCCAGTCAGCCCCCGGCTCTG ACTGCCGCTGGTGGCCCCAAAGGCAGCCAGCCAGCCTATCACCATGGCAACGGACCTTACAACGATGTGGACGTCCCCGGCTGCTGGTTCTTCAAGCTGCCTCACAAG GATGGTAGCAGCTGCAACGTGGGCAGCCCCTTTGCCAAGGACTTCTTGCCCAAAATGGAGGATCGCACCCTGCAGGCCGGCCCAGGAGGTGCCAGCGGGCCCCGTGCCTTGGAAATCaacaaaatgatttctttctgGAGGAATGCCCATAAACGAATCAG TTCCCAGATGGTGGTGTGGCTGCCCAGGTCGGCTCTGCCCCGTGCTGTGACCAG GCATCCCGACTACGATGAGGAAGGTCGCTACGGGGCCATCTTGCCTCAGGTGGTGACTGCTGGCACCATCACGCGCCGGGCCGTGGAGCCCACATGGCTTACTGCCAGCAACGCCCGG CCTGACCGAGTAGGCAGTGAGTTGAAGGCCATGGTGCAGGCCCCACCCGGCTATGTGCTCGTGGGCGCCGACGTGGACTCACAGGAGCTGTGGATCGCCGCCGTGCTCGGAGATGCCCACTTCGCGGGCATGCACG gctgcacGGCCTTCGGCTGGATGACACTGCAGGGCAGGAAGAGCAGGGGCACTGACCTGCACAGTAAGACCGCGGCGACCGTGGGCATCAGCCGGGAGCACGCCAAGATCTTCAACTACGGCCGCATCTATGGGGCGGGGCAGCCCTTCGCCGAGCGCCTGCTGATGCAGTTCAACCACCGGCTCACCCGGCAGGAGGCAGCTGAGAAGGCCCAGCAGATGTACGCTGTCACCAAGGGCCTTCGCAG GTACCGGCTGTCGGACGAGGGCGAGTGGCTCGTTAGGGAGTTGGACCTCCCTGTGGACAGGACTGAAGACGGCTGGGTTTCCCTGCAGGATCTGCGCAAGATCCAGAGAGAAGCTTCGAGGAA gtCACGCTGGAAGAAGTGGGAGGTGGTTGCCGAACGAGCGTGGACGGGGGGCACGGAGTCCGAAATGTTCAATAAGCTGGAGAGCATTGCCATGTCTGACACCCCGTGTACCCCAGTGCTGGGCTGCCGCATCAGCCGGGCCCTGGAGCCCTCGGCTGTCCAGGGGGAG tttatGACCAGCCGCGTGAACTGGGTAGTGCAGAGCTCTGCCGTGGACTATCTACACCTCATGCTCGTGTCCATGAGGTGGCTGTTTGAGGAGTTTGCCATCGACGGGCGCTTCTGCATCAGCATCCACGATGAGGTCCGCTACCTGGTGCGAGAGGAGGACCGCTACCGCGCGGCCCTGGCCCTGCAGATCACCAACCTCCTGACCAG GTGTATGTTTGCCTACAAGCTGGGTCTCAATGACCTGCCTCAGTCCGTCGCCTTTTTCAGCACAGTCGATATTGACCGGTGCCTCAGGAAGGAAGTGACCATGGATTGTAAAACCCCTTCCAATCCAACTGGGATGGAAAGGAGATACGGGATTCCCCAGGGTGAGCTGCACTCCACTCCGGTCGGCACGTGCAGAGTGTGGGCGG GCCCGGGACCTCCAGGGACCATGATGTTCACGGCACATGAAGGAAGAAACCAGAACtcaaaatatttcctctttaaccacagagaaatatattttaagatgcCACCTTGTATAAGGTCAAAGTGCATTTTTAGGTGA